A single Bosea sp. PAMC 26642 DNA region contains:
- a CDS encoding response regulator gives MALDPSMPILVVDDYQTMVRIIRNLLKQLGFENVDDASDGTSAIAKMRGKKYGLVISDWNMEPMTGFELLQRVREEQTLSQTPFIIVTAESKTENVIAAKKAGVNNYIVKPFNAQTLKSKIESVCAA, from the coding sequence ATGGCTCTCGACCCGTCCATGCCGATCCTGGTGGTCGACGACTATCAGACGATGGTGCGGATCATCCGCAACCTGCTCAAGCAGCTCGGCTTCGAGAACGTCGATGACGCCTCGGACGGCACGAGCGCCATCGCGAAGATGCGGGGCAAGAAATACGGCCTGGTGATTTCCGACTGGAACATGGAGCCGATGACAGGCTTCGAGCTACTGCAACGCGTGCGCGAGGAGCAGACACTGTCCCAGACGCCGTTCATCATCGTCACGGCGGAGTCGAAGACGGAAAATGTCATCGCCGCCAAGAAGGCCGGCGTGAACAACTATATCGTCAAGCCGTTCAACGCGCAGACCCTGAAATCGAAGATCGAATCGGTCTGCGCCGCTTGA
- a CDS encoding M16 family metallopeptidase: MHMRQNMAGPQVEAFRLGNGMDVVVVPDRRAPVVTHMVWYRNGSADDPAGKSGIAHFLEHLMFKGTAKWPAGEFSKIVAGYGGQENAFTSFDYTAYFQRVPKAHLRAMMDYEADRMTGLAFEESVVGPERDVVLEERKMRVDSDPAAQLGEEFSSALFVHHPYGTPIIGWEHEIEGLNRDDAFAYYQRFYTPENAILVVAGDTDAAEVRRLAEATYGQIAARGETPVRKRPAEPDPRAARRVALSDPRVRQPSLRRGWLTPTYLSGEREEVFALELAAEILGGGTTSRLYRSLCVEQELAAGASAYCMSSMVDRAAFQVSTSPRPGVGMAALEAGLDAALATFLADGPTEIELARARTRLVAETIFARDSQSSLARIFGSSLAVGETVEDVLAWPERIEAVPRDAVIAAVRRYLRPDRSVTGLLLPAA, encoded by the coding sequence ATGCATATGCGCCAGAACATGGCCGGGCCGCAGGTCGAGGCCTTCAGGCTCGGCAACGGCATGGATGTCGTGGTCGTGCCCGACCGTCGTGCCCCGGTCGTCACGCACATGGTTTGGTACCGCAACGGCTCGGCCGATGATCCGGCCGGCAAGTCCGGCATCGCCCATTTCCTGGAGCATCTGATGTTCAAGGGCACGGCCAAATGGCCGGCCGGCGAATTCTCAAAGATCGTCGCGGGCTATGGTGGCCAGGAGAACGCCTTCACTTCCTTCGACTACACTGCCTATTTCCAGCGCGTGCCCAAGGCCCATCTTCGGGCCATGATGGATTACGAGGCCGACCGCATGACCGGCCTCGCTTTTGAGGAAAGCGTCGTTGGTCCCGAGCGCGACGTCGTTCTCGAAGAACGCAAGATGCGCGTCGATTCCGACCCCGCCGCTCAGCTCGGCGAGGAGTTCTCCTCGGCGCTCTTCGTGCACCATCCCTACGGCACGCCGATCATCGGCTGGGAGCACGAGATCGAGGGCCTGAACCGCGACGATGCCTTCGCCTATTACCAGCGCTTCTACACGCCCGAGAACGCGATCCTCGTCGTCGCCGGCGACACCGACGCGGCCGAAGTCCGCAGGCTCGCCGAGGCGACCTATGGCCAGATCGCCGCGCGCGGCGAGACGCCGGTCCGCAAGCGCCCAGCCGAGCCCGATCCGCGCGCCGCGCGCCGCGTCGCACTGTCCGACCCCCGCGTGCGCCAGCCTTCGCTGCGTCGCGGCTGGCTGACGCCGACCTATCTCTCAGGCGAGCGCGAGGAGGTCTTCGCGCTCGAACTGGCGGCCGAAATCCTCGGCGGCGGCACGACCTCGCGGCTCTATCGCAGCCTCTGCGTCGAGCAGGAACTCGCGGCCGGGGCCAGCGCCTATTGCATGAGTTCGATGGTCGATCGCGCCGCTTTCCAGGTCTCAACCAGCCCGCGTCCCGGCGTCGGGATGGCTGCGCTGGAAGCCGGCCTCGATGCCGCCTTGGCGACCTTCCTCGCGGACGGCCCGACCGAGATCGAGCTGGCCCGCGCCCGCACCCGTCTCGTCGCTGAAACCATCTTCGCCCGCGACAGCCAGTCCTCGCTGGCCCGCATCTTCGGCTCCTCGCTTGCCGTCGGCGAGACGGTCGAGGACGTGCTGGCCTGGCCCGAGCGCATCGAGGCTGTCCCGCGCGATGCCGTCATCGCGGCCGTGCGGCGCTATCTTCGTCCCGATCGGTCTGTCACCGGGCTGCTGCTGCCGGCTGCCTGA
- a CDS encoding MaoC family dehydratase, whose amino-acid sequence MSSTLYHVHAFEDLALGQSESLMRTVMERDVSLFADLSGDANPIHLCDRYAANTKFGQRIAHGMLTASLVSALLGTRLPGPGAVYLSQTLTFLAPVKIGDVVTARVEVVELVVERRRARLFCECLVDGKPVLEGEAWVALPPSRAKA is encoded by the coding sequence ATGAGCAGCACGCTCTACCATGTCCATGCCTTCGAGGATCTGGCGCTGGGCCAGAGCGAAAGCCTGATGCGCACGGTGATGGAGCGCGATGTCTCGCTGTTCGCGGACCTGTCAGGCGATGCCAATCCGATCCATCTTTGCGACCGCTACGCCGCCAACACCAAGTTCGGCCAGCGCATCGCTCATGGTATGCTGACGGCCAGCCTCGTCTCGGCGCTGCTCGGCACGCGACTGCCCGGCCCCGGAGCGGTCTATCTCTCTCAGACCCTGACGTTCCTTGCGCCCGTCAAGATAGGCGACGTCGTTACCGCCCGCGTCGAAGTGGTCGAACTGGTCGTCGAGCGCCGCCGCGCCCGGCTGTTCTGCGAATGCCTGGTCGACGGCAAGCCCGTCCTCGAAGGCGAGGCGTGGGTGGCGCTACCGCCGTCGCGCGCCAAGGCGTGA
- a CDS encoding M16 family metallopeptidase, with the protein MNEPIPALSSIAGPSVAVQTVRSASGVEAWLVEEHSLPLIAVDFAFDGGTSRDPDNATGSAYLVSGLLDEGAGDLDAEAFQGKLADHAISLGFDARRDDFHGQIQTLTRHRDTAFELLALAVNAPRFDTDAVERVKAQIVSGLQRQAQNPETLCRNALYASAFPGHPYGRPEKGDVDSVSRLEAGTLRTLSGSLLTRAGLKIVVVGDITAEELAQRLDQVFGALPAGTPRAAPVEALPIQGLGETHVIDLDVPQTVLRFVAPGLMRHDPDFIAGSVLNHILGGSAFTSRLFLEVREKRGLAYGVSSSLLPLRQSAMLVGGTSTRNDRVAESLSVIREEMAKLAEAGPTEHEVEEAKRYIIGSYPLRFDTSPKIASELMSLAVNGFAPDFLTQRNPLFAAVTLTDVRRVAGRLFGDPRLLVQAVGRPVDLV; encoded by the coding sequence ATGAACGAGCCCATTCCCGCCCTTTCGAGCATCGCCGGCCCCTCCGTCGCGGTGCAGACGGTCCGCTCCGCCAGTGGCGTTGAGGCCTGGCTCGTCGAGGAGCACAGCCTGCCGCTGATCGCGGTCGACTTCGCCTTCGACGGCGGCACCAGCCGCGATCCCGACAATGCCACCGGCAGCGCCTATCTCGTCTCCGGTCTGCTCGACGAGGGCGCGGGCGATCTCGATGCCGAGGCCTTCCAGGGTAAGCTCGCCGACCACGCCATCAGCCTCGGCTTCGACGCCCGCCGCGACGATTTCCACGGCCAGATCCAGACGCTGACGCGCCATCGCGATACCGCCTTCGAACTGCTGGCGCTCGCCGTCAACGCGCCGCGCTTCGACACCGATGCGGTTGAGCGCGTCAAGGCGCAGATCGTCTCGGGCCTGCAGCGCCAGGCCCAGAACCCCGAGACGCTCTGCCGCAATGCCCTTTATGCTTCGGCCTTTCCGGGACACCCCTATGGCCGCCCCGAAAAGGGCGATGTCGACAGCGTCTCGCGGCTGGAGGCCGGCACGCTGAGAACGCTCTCGGGCTCGCTTCTGACCAGGGCCGGGCTGAAAATCGTTGTGGTCGGCGACATCACCGCAGAAGAACTGGCACAACGGCTCGATCAGGTCTTCGGCGCATTGCCCGCGGGCACGCCGCGCGCAGCGCCGGTCGAGGCCTTGCCGATCCAGGGGCTGGGCGAGACCCATGTCATCGATCTCGACGTGCCCCAGACCGTGCTGCGCTTCGTCGCGCCGGGGCTGATGCGCCACGATCCCGATTTCATCGCCGGCAGCGTGCTGAACCATATCCTCGGCGGCTCGGCGTTTACGTCGCGCCTGTTCCTGGAGGTCCGCGAGAAGCGCGGCCTCGCCTATGGCGTTTCCTCGAGCCTGCTGCCGCTGCGCCAGAGCGCCATGCTGGTCGGCGGCACCTCGACCCGAAACGACCGCGTCGCCGAATCGCTCTCCGTCATACGCGAGGAGATGGCCAAGCTCGCCGAAGCTGGCCCGACCGAGCATGAGGTCGAGGAGGCCAAGCGCTACATCATCGGCTCCTATCCGCTGCGCTTCGACACGTCGCCCAAGATCGCCTCCGAACTGATGAGCCTGGCCGTCAACGGCTTCGCGCCGGATTTCCTGACCCAGCGCAACCCGCTCTTCGCAGCGGTGACGCTCACCGATGTCAGGCGCGTCGCCGGCCGTCTCTTCGGCGATCCGCGCTTGCTGGTGCAGGCGGTTGGCCGGCCGGTTGATCTTGTCTGA
- a CDS encoding bifunctional riboflavin kinase/FAD synthetase: protein MTFHADAPAQAFVLDLAKPVPEALRGAVLALGNFDGVHRGHAELARTAVAMAGEHGTRAAALTFEPHPRSVFRPEQPVFRLTSPEIKMELLAEAGLGLTFVLPFDRDIAAIDANAFIDDLLLGRLGAVGLVCGYDFHFGKGRAGSPELLHDRAAANGIPVSVVPPYSWAGEPVSSTLIRTALEAGDITRAADFLGRPWFVRGVIAHGDKRGRELGYPTANMHLARDCRLRYGIYAVRMKIDGIWRDGVASFGSRPTFDDGAPRLETFVFDFSGDLYGKQVDVALVTWLRGEAKFGSLDALIVQMDSDSARARIILAQTPPFLP from the coding sequence ATGACATTCCACGCCGATGCGCCCGCGCAAGCCTTCGTCCTCGACCTCGCCAAGCCTGTCCCCGAGGCGTTGCGGGGTGCGGTGCTGGCGCTGGGAAATTTCGATGGCGTCCATCGCGGCCATGCCGAGCTCGCCCGCACGGCGGTGGCGATGGCCGGGGAACATGGCACACGCGCAGCGGCTCTGACGTTCGAGCCCCATCCCCGCAGCGTCTTCAGGCCCGAGCAGCCCGTATTCCGTCTGACGTCGCCCGAGATCAAGATGGAACTGCTGGCTGAGGCCGGCCTTGGCCTGACCTTCGTCCTGCCCTTCGACCGCGACATCGCCGCGATCGATGCGAACGCCTTCATCGACGATCTCCTGCTCGGCCGGCTTGGTGCGGTCGGCCTCGTCTGCGGTTACGATTTCCATTTCGGCAAGGGCCGCGCCGGTTCGCCCGAACTGCTCCACGACCGCGCCGCCGCGAACGGGATTCCGGTCTCCGTCGTGCCGCCCTATTCATGGGCTGGCGAACCGGTCTCCTCGACGCTGATCCGGACCGCACTGGAGGCAGGCGATATCACCCGCGCCGCAGATTTCCTCGGCCGGCCCTGGTTCGTGCGCGGCGTCATCGCCCATGGCGACAAGCGCGGCCGTGAACTCGGCTATCCTACCGCCAATATGCACCTCGCCCGCGATTGCCGTCTCCGCTACGGCATCTACGCCGTACGCATGAAGATCGACGGCATCTGGCGCGACGGCGTCGCGAGCTTCGGCAGCCGCCCGACCTTCGACGACGGCGCGCCCCGTCTCGAGACATTCGTCTTCGATTTCTCCGGCGATCTCTATGGCAAGCAGGTCGATGTCGCGCTGGTCACGTGGCTGCGCGGCGAGGCGAAGTTCGGTTCCCTGGACGCCCTGATCGTCCAGATGGACTCAGACAGCGCTCGCGCCCGCATCATTCTCGCGCAAACGCCGCCCTTCCTTCCGTAA
- the lspA gene encoding signal peptidase II yields MTQARRLGLLVVALIFGLDQASKLWLLFGVRLAENGPFAPTSFMEIVLAWNRGISYGLFQQYSDFGRWTLVVVSFIAAAWLGRWMWRETRTLTVVSLALIIGGALGNGVDRAVYGAVVDFVHLHYGSFSWYIFNLADAAIVVGVAGLLYESVFPETRSSA; encoded by the coding sequence ATGACGCAGGCCCGCCGTCTCGGCCTCCTCGTCGTCGCGCTGATCTTCGGGCTTGATCAGGCGAGCAAGCTCTGGCTGCTCTTCGGCGTCAGGCTGGCCGAGAACGGCCCCTTCGCGCCGACCTCCTTCATGGAGATCGTGCTGGCCTGGAACAGGGGCATCTCCTACGGGCTGTTCCAACAATACAGCGATTTCGGGCGCTGGACGCTTGTCGTGGTCTCCTTCATCGCCGCCGCCTGGCTCGGGCGCTGGATGTGGCGCGAGACCAGGACGCTGACCGTCGTCAGCCTCGCGCTGATCATCGGCGGCGCGCTTGGAAACGGCGTCGATCGCGCCGTCTATGGCGCGGTCGTCGACTTCGTGCACCTGCATTACGGCAGCTTCAGCTGGTACATCTTCAATCTCGCCGATGCGGCCATCGTTGTCGGAGTGGCGGGTCTGCTGTATGAGTCCGTCTTTCCCGAGACGAGAAGCAGCGCCTGA
- the ileS gene encoding isoleucine--tRNA ligase, which yields MTDKTPETIDYSQTLFLPQTEFPMRAGLPQREPELLARWARMDLYRKLREAGKGRDRFILHDGPPYANGNIHIGHALNKVLKDLVTRSQQMLGFDSNYVPGWDCHGLPIEWKIEEQYRAKGLNKDDVPVVEFRKECRAFAEKWVDIQREEFKRLGVEGDWDDPYLTMAYGAEAQIAREIMKFAETAQLYRGSKPVMWSVVEKTALAEAEVEYEEHVSDTVFVAFPVLNAQNYLAQDIVPSMSVPEPATLNGASIVIWTTTPWTMPGNRAISFHNKIAYGLYRVTAAPENNWAKVGVTYILAKNLAEGVFKAAKVEAFELVADVPAAALTGLTAAHPLRGHGYDFDVPLLDGDHVTDEAGTGFVHTAPGHGREDFDIWMASGRQLLARDIKTEIPYTVDADGRFTKDAPGFEGAQVITDKGEKGNANEVVIKALAASGNLVARGRLKHQYPHSWRSKKPVIFRNTPQWFIAMDKAIGEAPSPTGIGEIAPSAGGNVDTLRNRALRAIKETQWVPAAGENRINGMIANRPDWVVSRQRAWGVPITVFVEKETGAILVDAKVNAAIADAFEQEGADAWFADTDGARFLTPFGYDPALYERVTDVLDVWFDSGSTHAFTLEQRPDLRARRRGDGGNDRVMYLEGSDQHRGWFHSSLLESCGTRGRAPYDIVLTHGFCLDEKGEKMSKSKGNVTAPQDIIKDSGADILRLWVAAADYSDDLRIGKEILKTFVETYRKLRNTTRWMLGTLAHFSEDIRVAEPQTMPELERLMLHRLAELGPQVEEAYRTYDYKKVVTLLSQFMNTELSAFYFDIRKDALYCDPLSSHVRKSALTVVDHLFRCLATWLAPILVFTIEEAWLERYPEQKALDGSVHLELFAQAPQSWLDPELAERWTKIRRVRRVVTGALELERAGKRIGSSLEAAPQVFIDDPDLCAALSGLDLAEISITSGIVVVAGEGPADAFRLPDVPGVSVVSTRAPGVKCARSWKYFDPASADPAYPQVTPRDAKALRELGAKAR from the coding sequence ATGACCGACAAGACGCCCGAGACGATCGACTACTCCCAGACGCTGTTCCTGCCGCAGACGGAATTCCCGATGCGCGCCGGGCTGCCGCAGCGCGAGCCGGAACTGCTCGCCCGCTGGGCGAGGATGGATCTCTACCGCAAGCTGCGCGAGGCCGGCAAAGGCCGCGACCGCTTCATCCTGCATGACGGCCCGCCCTATGCGAACGGCAACATCCATATCGGCCATGCGCTGAACAAGGTGCTGAAGGACCTCGTCACGCGCTCGCAGCAGATGCTCGGCTTCGATTCCAACTACGTGCCGGGCTGGGACTGCCACGGCCTGCCGATCGAATGGAAGATCGAGGAGCAGTACCGCGCCAAGGGCCTGAACAAGGACGACGTGCCGGTCGTCGAATTCCGCAAGGAATGCCGCGCCTTCGCCGAGAAATGGGTTGATATCCAGCGCGAGGAGTTCAAGCGGCTGGGCGTCGAGGGCGACTGGGACGATCCCTACCTGACGATGGCTTACGGCGCCGAGGCCCAGATCGCCCGCGAGATCATGAAATTCGCCGAGACGGCGCAGCTCTATCGCGGCTCAAAACCGGTGATGTGGTCGGTGGTCGAGAAGACCGCGCTGGCCGAGGCCGAGGTCGAGTACGAGGAGCATGTCAGCGACACGGTTTTCGTGGCGTTTCCTGTGCTGAACGCCCAGAATTATCTCGCGCAAGACATCGTCCCGAGCATGTCGGTGCCCGAGCCCGCGACTTTGAACGGCGCCTCCATCGTTATCTGGACCACGACCCCTTGGACCATGCCGGGCAATCGCGCGATCTCGTTCCACAACAAGATCGCCTACGGCCTTTACCGTGTCACTGCAGCACCCGAGAATAATTGGGCCAAGGTCGGCGTGACCTACATCCTTGCCAAGAATCTGGCCGAAGGCGTCTTCAAGGCTGCCAAGGTCGAGGCCTTCGAACTCGTCGCTGACGTGCCGGCCGCTGCACTCACCGGCCTGACCGCCGCCCACCCCCTGCGCGGCCACGGCTACGATTTCGACGTCCCCCTCCTCGACGGCGACCATGTGACTGATGAAGCCGGTACCGGCTTCGTGCACACCGCGCCTGGCCACGGCCGGGAGGATTTCGACATCTGGATGGCGAGTGGGCGTCAGTTGCTAGCCCGCGATATCAAAACGGAAATCCCCTACACCGTCGATGCAGATGGTCGCTTCACCAAAGATGCTCCCGGATTCGAGGGCGCGCAGGTCATCACCGACAAGGGCGAGAAGGGCAACGCCAACGAGGTCGTCATCAAGGCACTGGCCGCCTCGGGCAATCTCGTCGCGCGCGGCCGCCTCAAGCACCAGTATCCGCATAGCTGGCGCTCGAAGAAGCCGGTGATCTTTCGCAATACGCCGCAATGGTTCATCGCCATGGACAAGGCGATCGGCGAGGCTCCGAGCCCGACGGGCATCGGGGAGATCGCGCCATCGGCCGGCGGCAACGTCGACACCCTTCGCAACCGCGCGCTCAGGGCGATCAAAGAGACCCAATGGGTCCCCGCCGCCGGCGAGAACCGCATCAACGGCATGATCGCCAACCGCCCCGACTGGGTCGTTTCGCGCCAGCGCGCCTGGGGCGTGCCGATCACGGTGTTCGTCGAGAAGGAGACCGGCGCGATTCTGGTCGATGCGAAGGTCAATGCCGCCATCGCCGACGCCTTCGAGCAGGAGGGCGCCGACGCCTGGTTCGCCGACACCGACGGCGCCCGCTTCCTCACCCCCTTCGGCTACGATCCGGCGCTGTATGAGCGCGTCACCGACGTGCTCGACGTCTGGTTCGATTCCGGCTCGACCCACGCCTTCACGCTGGAGCAGCGGCCCGATCTGCGCGCCAGGCGTCGCGGCGACGGCGGCAACGACCGGGTGATGTATCTCGAGGGCTCCGACCAGCATCGCGGCTGGTTCCATTCGAGCCTGCTCGAAAGCTGCGGCACGCGCGGCCGTGCGCCCTACGACATCGTGCTGACTCACGGCTTCTGCCTCGACGAGAAGGGCGAGAAGATGTCGAAGTCTAAGGGCAACGTCACGGCCCCGCAGGACATCATCAAGGATTCGGGCGCCGACATCCTGCGCCTCTGGGTCGCGGCGGCCGACTATTCCGACGATCTGCGCATTGGCAAGGAGATCCTCAAGACCTTCGTCGAGACCTATCGCAAGCTGCGCAACACCACCCGCTGGATGCTCGGTACGCTCGCCCATTTCAGCGAGGACATCCGCGTCGCCGAGCCGCAGACCATGCCCGAGTTGGAGCGGCTGATGCTGCACCGGCTCGCCGAACTCGGACCTCAGGTCGAGGAGGCCTACCGCACCTACGACTACAAGAAGGTCGTGACGCTGCTCTCGCAGTTCATGAACACCGAGCTGTCGGCCTTCTATTTCGACATCCGCAAGGACGCCCTCTATTGCGACCCGCTGTCGAGCCATGTCCGCAAGAGCGCACTGACGGTGGTTGACCATCTCTTCCGCTGCCTCGCCACCTGGCTCGCGCCGATCCTGGTCTTCACCATCGAAGAGGCCTGGCTGGAGCGCTATCCGGAGCAGAAGGCGCTGGACGGTTCGGTCCATCTCGAGCTCTTTGCGCAGGCGCCGCAGAGTTGGCTCGACCCCGAACTGGCCGAGCGCTGGACCAAGATCCGCCGTGTCCGTCGTGTCGTCACCGGCGCACTGGAACTGGAGCGCGCGGGCAAGCGCATCGGCTCCTCGCTGGAAGCTGCACCGCAGGTCTTCATCGACGATCCCGATCTGTGTGCCGCGCTCTCGGGGCTGGATCTTGCCGAGATCAGCATCACCTCGGGGATCGTCGTCGTGGCGGGCGAGGGACCGGCGGACGCTTTCCGCCTGCCGGACGTGCCCGGCGTGTCGGTCGTCTCGACCCGCGCGCCTGGCGTGAAATGCGCTCGCTCCTGGAAATATTTCGATCCCGCCAGCGCCGACCCCGCCTATCCGCAGGTGACGCCGCGCGATGCGAAGGCCTTGCGTGAACTGGGCGCGAAAGCGCGATGA